Proteins from a single region of Candidatus Methanosuratincola sp.:
- the rpsB gene encoding 30S ribosomal protein S2 — protein MATIEAADLLLPLEVYLAAGIHIGTHVKTNDMRPFIYRVRPDGLYVLDVRKTDERIRVASKFISKFAPETVYATSARQYGFKPVEKFSSMIGGKSLTGRFIPGTFTNPKLSNYCEPRLLVVTDPRADWQAMVEAAEVGIPVVGLCDTDNRAQLMDLVIPINNKGRKSIALAYWLLTRQVLRERGALGPTEDLPATIDDFESKVLVAEDEYGGDYSLEG, from the coding sequence ATGGCGACTATTGAAGCTGCTGACCTGTTGTTGCCGCTGGAGGTATACCTCGCGGCTGGGATACATATCGGTACGCACGTCAAGACCAACGATATGCGCCCCTTCATATACCGCGTCAGGCCCGACGGCCTGTACGTATTGGACGTAAGGAAGACCGATGAGCGTATCCGGGTCGCCTCAAAGTTCATATCGAAGTTCGCACCTGAAACCGTGTATGCTACTTCGGCGAGGCAGTATGGGTTCAAGCCCGTTGAGAAATTTTCTTCAATGATCGGAGGGAAGAGTCTTACCGGGCGGTTCATACCAGGTACCTTCACGAATCCGAAACTCTCCAACTACTGCGAGCCGAGGCTCCTTGTCGTGACCGATCCCAGGGCTGACTGGCAAGCCATGGTAGAGGCTGCAGAAGTGGGCATACCTGTGGTCGGTCTCTGCGACACCGACAACCGGGCACAGCTGATGGACCTGGTCATCCCGATCAACAACAAGGGAAGAAAATCCATAGCCCTCGCGTACTGGCTCCTGACAAGGCAGGTGCTCCGGGAGAGGGGCGCTCTAGGTCCGACCGAAGACCTCCCCGCGACAATCGATGACTTTGAGTCGAAAGTCCTCGTTGCTGAGGATGAGTATGGGGGAGATTACAGTCTTGAGGGATAG
- a CDS encoding 30S ribosomal protein S13: MSSSYRHIVRLIDTDLKGEEKVGYSLSRIRGIGINMAYAITRSCGVDPEARVGYLQDSDIKRLEEALSSISSKFPSYMLNRRKDPFTGQDQHLLGSDLVVGIKSDIDLMRKIRSWRGVRHSLGLKVRGQCTRTTGRFGPSVGVARKAVAAASQGEKQ, translated from the coding sequence TTGAGTTCCTCGTATAGACATATAGTCAGGCTGATCGATACCGACCTGAAGGGGGAGGAGAAAGTAGGGTACTCCCTGAGCAGAATAAGGGGTATCGGAATCAATATGGCTTACGCAATTACTCGGAGCTGCGGGGTCGATCCCGAGGCACGCGTCGGCTACCTCCAGGACAGCGACATCAAGAGGCTTGAGGAGGCACTTTCAAGCATCTCGTCGAAGTTCCCGAGTTACATGCTGAACAGGAGGAAGGATCCATTCACCGGCCAGGACCAGCACTTGCTCGGCTCAGACCTGGTGGTGGGCATAAAGTCTGATATAGACCTCATGCGGAAGATAAGGAGCTGGAGGGGCGTCAGGCACTCCCTGGGCCTCAAGGTGCGCGGGCAGTGCACAAGGACCACTGGTAGGTTCGGTCCGTCGGTCGGCGTAGCCAGGAAGGCTGTTGCCGCCGCCTCGCAGGGAGAGAAACAGTAG
- a CDS encoding 30S ribosomal protein S11, giving the protein MSRIDKGMKWGVANIYSSYNNTIVHITDLTGAETVAFQSGGRIVKADREKPSPYAAMVSATRAAQEALEKGISGIHIKVRAPGGHKSKTPGPGAQAAIRALARAGLMIGRIEDVTPIPHDTTRRPGGRRGRRV; this is encoded by the coding sequence ATGTCTAGGATCGACAAAGGTATGAAGTGGGGAGTCGCTAACATATACAGCTCTTACAACAACACGATTGTACACATTACTGACCTGACCGGTGCTGAGACCGTTGCATTCCAGTCGGGTGGCAGGATCGTCAAGGCTGACCGCGAGAAGCCTTCGCCGTACGCGGCTATGGTCTCTGCAACAAGGGCTGCACAGGAGGCTCTCGAAAAAGGGATAAGCGGCATCCACATCAAGGTCAGGGCTCCCGGCGGGCACAAGAGCAAAACCCCAGGGCCTGGCGCCCAGGCGGCGATCAGGGCCCTGGCGAGGGCTGGATTGATGATCGGAAGGATTGAGGACGTGACCCCGATACCACATGACACGACGAGAAGGCCAGGTGGAAGGAGGGGAAGGAGAGTCTAA
- a CDS encoding DNA-directed RNA polymerase subunit N yields MIVPVRCFTCGKVIADKWEAFNERVGQGENPAKVLDSLGIERYCCRRIFLSHVDLVGETLKFSVRDKEGKI; encoded by the coding sequence ATGATCGTCCCTGTCCGGTGCTTCACGTGCGGCAAGGTCATTGCCGACAAATGGGAGGCGTTCAATGAGCGCGTGGGGCAGGGGGAGAACCCTGCAAAGGTGTTGGACTCTCTCGGGATCGAGAGGTACTGCTGCAGGCGCATCTTCCTCTCGCATGTCGACCTCGTAGGCGAGACATTAAAGTTCTCTGTGAGGGACAAGGAAGGAAAAATATAA
- a CDS encoding 50S ribosomal protein L18e, translating into MKRTLPTNPKTRRLIRLLRRASRSSNVGVWRDLSELLSVPTRKKISVNVSKIDKFAKEGEFIAVPGKVLGFGNISKKIDVAALSFSPSAREKIIASGGRAISLEVLLNLNPRGRGVKILR; encoded by the coding sequence ATGAAGAGGACTTTACCAACAAATCCCAAGACCAGGCGTTTGATAAGACTGCTCAGACGCGCTTCAAGGTCAAGTAATGTCGGTGTCTGGAGGGATCTCTCCGAATTGCTCTCCGTACCGACCAGGAAGAAGATCTCTGTTAATGTAAGCAAGATCGACAAATTCGCCAAGGAAGGGGAATTCATAGCCGTCCCAGGAAAAGTACTCGGTTTCGGAAACATCTCGAAGAAGATCGACGTGGCGGCATTGTCATTCAGCCCATCGGCGAGGGAGAAGATAATCGCTTCAGGTGGCAGGGCGATCTCGCTCGAGGTGCTGTTGAACCTCAATCCGAGAGGAAGAGGGGTCAAGATACTGAGGTGA
- a CDS encoding methyltransferase produces the protein MVRHTSHYYDSRPPRPRRHFIIKMDIRGQFLEFASSSGVFSKDKVDLGTIVLIDSLELPDSGEVLDMGCGYGAIGIAIAKLYPSLKVTMVDVNPAAVKLVRENIVRNYVQNAEALQSDLYRMLEGRSFDAIVSNPPLAAGYKTIFPMIEGAYTHLKDGGFLQIVLRKGINAIPRKMEGVFKNVTTVSKKSGYRVFKSSKIPAEDAERGIATTDGEKAKKYPPPFDREV, from the coding sequence ATGGTCCGTCACACAAGCCACTATTACGACTCTAGACCCCCCAGGCCCAGAAGGCACTTCATCATAAAGATGGACATAAGGGGGCAGTTCCTTGAGTTCGCAAGCTCAAGCGGGGTCTTCTCAAAGGACAAGGTGGACTTGGGGACCATAGTTCTCATAGACAGTCTTGAGCTGCCCGATTCAGGGGAGGTGTTGGACATGGGGTGTGGCTACGGCGCGATAGGGATCGCAATAGCAAAGCTCTACCCCTCGCTCAAGGTCACGATGGTGGACGTCAACCCCGCCGCCGTAAAGCTGGTCAGGGAGAACATCGTGAGAAACTACGTCCAGAATGCGGAAGCCCTGCAGAGCGACCTTTACCGTATGCTGGAGGGCAGGTCATTCGACGCGATCGTCTCGAACCCGCCCTTGGCTGCAGGATACAAGACGATCTTTCCGATGATCGAGGGTGCCTACACCCACCTAAAGGACGGTGGCTTCCTTCAGATCGTGCTCCGCAAGGGGATCAACGCGATCCCGAGGAAGATGGAAGGGGTCTTCAAAAATGTAACGACCGTCTCTAAGAAGAGCGGCTACAGGGTATTCAAATCCTCGAAGATCCCTGCAGAAGATGCTGAAAGGGGTATCGCCACAACTGACGGGGAAAAAGCAAAAAAATATCCGCCTCCATTTGATAGGGAGGTATAA
- a CDS encoding cupin domain-containing protein, producing the protein MEAVMKMKDAVEYQSGAVVSKTLIDSDGGTVTLFAFDAGQGLSEHTAPYDAMVFVLDGEVEVTIAGKRLSLSEGEFTIMPANKPHSLKAVERFKMLLVMVKT; encoded by the coding sequence ATGGAAGCGGTAATGAAAATGAAAGATGCGGTTGAGTATCAGTCTGGAGCGGTCGTGAGTAAGACGCTAATTGACAGTGACGGAGGGACCGTGACCCTCTTTGCCTTTGATGCAGGACAGGGACTTAGCGAACATACCGCCCCTTATGACGCAATGGTCTTCGTTTTGGATGGGGAGGTAGAGGTAACGATCGCTGGCAAGAGACTGAGTTTAAGTGAGGGCGAGTTCACCATCATGCCGGCAAACAAGCCCCATAGCCTAAAAGCGGTCGAGAGGTTCAAAATGCTGCTCGTTATGGTAAAAACTTAG
- a CDS encoding AAA family ATPase — protein MGKTALPKGFLVTISGPPGSGKSHCASRLAELYGVPHHSAGSIFRSIAKERGISVEELSRISASDPSIDREIDLRTAEYARAGSCILEGRLVSWFSGGVPKLSFYLTAPFEVRARRIAEREGMPIEDAITKTKERQEIERQRYLSIYGIDISDLSGYDFVVNTSLWGKDDIVALLKSVIDLYVSTRFGRDIK, from the coding sequence TTGGGCAAAACGGCGCTCCCCAAGGGTTTCTTGGTGACCATAAGCGGGCCGCCGGGATCGGGTAAGTCGCACTGCGCCTCGAGGCTCGCAGAGCTTTACGGTGTCCCCCACCACTCGGCAGGCTCCATATTCCGGTCGATAGCGAAGGAGAGGGGCATCTCGGTGGAAGAACTCTCGAGGATCTCCGCTTCCGACCCTTCAATCGACAGGGAGATAGACCTGAGGACAGCGGAGTACGCCAGAGCGGGCAGCTGCATCCTCGAGGGCAGGCTCGTCTCCTGGTTCTCAGGGGGCGTCCCAAAGCTGAGCTTTTACCTCACTGCACCATTCGAGGTCAGGGCCCGCCGCATAGCGGAGCGGGAGGGGATGCCCATCGAGGACGCGATCACTAAGACAAAGGAGCGCCAAGAGATCGAGAGGCAGCGCTACCTCTCGATATATGGGATCGATATATCCGACCTATCGGGTTATGATTTTGTTGTGAACACCTCGCTCTGGGGGAAGGATGATATCGTCGCCCTGCTCAAGTCCGTGATAGACCTCTACGTCTCGACCCGATTCGGCAGGGATATAAAATAA
- a CDS encoding 30S ribosomal protein S9, which produces MSEKVVVVSGKRKTAVARAVATKGAGKIYINNTPIEIMTPELVRMKVIEPLLVAGADYANAIDIDVKVEGGGVMGQAEAARVVIANSLAEIFGEALKSKLMSYDRRLLVEDPRRTEPKKFGGYSARRRKQKSYR; this is translated from the coding sequence ATGAGCGAAAAAGTAGTTGTCGTTAGCGGGAAAAGGAAGACTGCCGTTGCTAGGGCAGTTGCCACGAAGGGGGCTGGAAAGATCTACATAAACAACACCCCGATCGAAATCATGACTCCAGAGCTGGTCAGGATGAAGGTCATAGAGCCCCTCCTCGTCGCTGGGGCGGATTACGCCAATGCCATAGACATCGATGTAAAGGTTGAGGGTGGCGGCGTGATGGGCCAGGCTGAGGCAGCCAGGGTTGTCATAGCAAACTCCTTGGCCGAGATATTCGGCGAGGCTCTCAAGAGCAAGCTGATGTCCTACGACAGGAGGCTCCTGGTCGAGGATCCCCGGAGGACCGAGCCGAAGAAGTTCGGTGGCTACAGCGCCCGAAGAAGAAAGCAGAAGTCTTACAGATAA
- a CDS encoding adenylate kinase translates to MPSVEKRGKIVIVTGVPGVGKTTVLNAALELCRGGGKDVSLLNYGNVMFEEASRRGLVNARDEMRHLPVKTQIELQLKASELIRQAKGNVIVDTHMFINTPKGYMPGIPSWVADSLKPDAIVLLEADPEEISRRRMKDAAIRVREADSPERITEHQMMGRSGAAAISVQTGCTVVIAKNREGAHLDAAKAIASLFEGE, encoded by the coding sequence ATGCCTTCCGTCGAAAAGCGCGGCAAAATTGTGATAGTGACCGGTGTCCCTGGGGTCGGGAAGACGACCGTCCTCAACGCCGCACTCGAGCTCTGCCGAGGAGGGGGGAAGGATGTGTCGCTTCTCAACTACGGGAATGTCATGTTCGAGGAGGCCTCAAGGCGTGGGCTCGTTAATGCGAGGGACGAGATGCGGCATCTCCCTGTCAAGACCCAGATTGAACTTCAGCTCAAGGCATCCGAACTGATCAGACAGGCAAAGGGCAACGTTATAGTCGACACGCACATGTTCATAAATACCCCCAAAGGCTACATGCCGGGGATCCCGTCCTGGGTGGCCGATTCGCTTAAGCCGGACGCCATCGTCCTCCTCGAGGCTGACCCCGAGGAGATATCCAGGCGCCGCATGAAGGACGCTGCAATCCGCGTGCGGGAGGCAGACTCTCCCGAGAGGATCACCGAACACCAGATGATGGGCAGATCCGGCGCTGCCGCCATCTCCGTGCAGACAGGGTGTACGGTCGTGATAGCCAAGAACAGGGAGGGCGCCCACCTTGATGCCGCAAAAGCTATAGCTTCACTATTTGAGGGGGAGTGA
- a CDS encoding RNA-guided pseudouridylation complex pseudouridine synthase subunit Cbf5 → MNRAGYKFRDEWCVLLNGDFLVKAEEPSDPSHGWAPRERPLGEYLATGVINLDKPPGPSSHEVVAWIKRLLSIGRAGHGGTLDPKVSGVLPITLERATRIISFVMRSGKEYVCIMELHDDVERDRLDGAIKEFVGPIYQLPPVRSAVKRALRVRNIYSIDVLEKDGKYVLMRVNCEAGTYIRKLCHDLGEVLGVGAHMRELRRTRAGPFKEEEGLHTLHELLDAIALWKERADEDALRKVVSPIEEFIGDFPKAYVRDSAVDAICHGANLAAPGLLKVSKGVKPGDTICLMTGKGELVGMAKARLSSEECIRSESGIIADTERIVMEPGTYPKGWRSG, encoded by the coding sequence ATAAATAGAGCAGGGTACAAATTTCGTGATGAATGGTGCGTTCTTTTGAATGGTGATTTCCTGGTCAAGGCTGAAGAGCCGTCAGACCCCTCTCACGGGTGGGCGCCTAGGGAGAGGCCGCTTGGTGAATACCTCGCCACAGGCGTGATAAACTTGGACAAGCCGCCGGGGCCTAGCAGCCACGAGGTAGTGGCCTGGATCAAGCGGCTCCTCTCGATCGGCCGGGCAGGTCATGGTGGGACCCTGGATCCGAAGGTCAGCGGCGTGCTACCGATCACTCTTGAGAGGGCGACCCGGATAATCTCATTCGTGATGCGATCTGGGAAAGAGTACGTCTGCATCATGGAGCTCCACGATGACGTGGAGAGAGACCGGCTCGACGGCGCCATAAAGGAATTCGTGGGCCCAATTTACCAGCTCCCTCCCGTTCGTTCGGCAGTCAAGCGTGCCCTCAGGGTCAGGAACATCTATTCGATCGATGTCCTGGAGAAAGATGGAAAGTACGTCCTTATGAGGGTCAACTGCGAGGCCGGGACCTACATCAGGAAGCTGTGCCACGACCTCGGCGAGGTCTTGGGCGTCGGTGCGCATATGCGCGAACTCCGGAGGACGAGGGCAGGCCCCTTCAAAGAAGAGGAGGGGCTGCATACCCTCCACGAGCTCTTGGACGCGATCGCGCTCTGGAAGGAGCGTGCCGACGAAGATGCCCTCAGAAAGGTCGTCTCCCCGATCGAGGAATTCATTGGGGACTTCCCCAAGGCATACGTCAGGGATTCTGCTGTGGATGCCATATGCCACGGGGCTAACCTTGCGGCACCTGGGCTCCTCAAGGTAAGTAAAGGCGTCAAGCCCGGTGACACCATATGCTTAATGACTGGAAAAGGCGAGCTCGTGGGCATGGCAAAGGCGAGGCTCAGCAGCGAGGAGTGCATCCGCTCCGAAAGCGGGATTATAGCCGACACCGAAAGGATAGTCATGGAGCCGGGGACCTACCCGAAGGGATGGAGATCGGGTTGA
- a CDS encoding 50S ribosomal protein L13, producing MPEVLYIDGSGLRLGRAASKIAKHLMAGNKVVVVNVDKVAVSGDRDSVMSKYERWMSIRTLKNPEEVGMKQHRSPDRLFHSAVKNMLPKTPSGKDALKRLKVFIGTPGELNKAQFQTIEEAHVKNLRGPYMELGEVSKSLGWSVQ from the coding sequence TTGCCCGAGGTACTATACATCGACGGTAGTGGGCTGAGGCTGGGCAGGGCCGCCTCAAAGATAGCCAAGCATCTGATGGCAGGGAACAAGGTAGTTGTCGTAAATGTGGACAAAGTTGCAGTCTCGGGGGATCGGGACTCTGTGATGAGCAAATACGAGCGGTGGATGTCCATAAGGACGCTAAAGAATCCCGAGGAGGTTGGGATGAAGCAGCACCGTTCTCCAGATCGCCTCTTCCATAGCGCCGTCAAGAACATGCTACCGAAGACGCCTTCGGGAAAGGATGCGCTGAAGAGGCTGAAGGTATTCATTGGGACTCCCGGAGAGCTGAACAAAGCCCAGTTCCAGACAATCGAGGAAGCGCACGTCAAGAACCTGCGGGGTCCGTATATGGAGCTTGGTGAGGTATCAAAGAGTCTAGGATGGTCCGTACAATGA
- the amrB gene encoding AmmeMemoRadiSam system protein B, protein MGEITVLRDRLPSVSGSFYEDDPAALESRIKWCFLHKIGPGRLPSAPVSNERKIFALISPHAGYIYSGPVAAHGFLEVSKEPPPEIVVIVGPNHTGMGGAVSVWEGGDWITPLGRVKVDLEVSRSITRSGAAEPDSDAHEYEHSLEVQIPFLQYLFGSGFRIVPICMMLQDYETSRELGEAIATAVKGKPALLIASTDFSHYVPYKSAYERDSLVIEEILRMNPKGVEGAVRSKGITMCGPGPVMAVMSASLALGADRCRKLCYATSGDTSGPKGEVVGYGSFSIEFK, encoded by the coding sequence ATGGGGGAGATTACAGTCTTGAGGGATAGACTTCCCTCAGTCTCCGGCTCTTTTTACGAAGATGACCCTGCTGCCCTTGAATCGCGGATAAAATGGTGTTTTCTGCACAAAATTGGACCCGGCAGGTTGCCGTCTGCCCCCGTTTCCAACGAGAGGAAGATCTTTGCACTCATCTCACCGCATGCTGGCTACATATATTCTGGGCCGGTCGCGGCTCACGGTTTCTTGGAAGTTTCGAAGGAACCGCCGCCCGAGATCGTCGTGATCGTCGGGCCTAACCACACTGGCATGGGGGGCGCTGTTTCGGTATGGGAGGGGGGAGACTGGATCACCCCCCTCGGGCGGGTGAAGGTCGACCTGGAGGTCTCCCGGTCGATCACCAGATCCGGGGCAGCAGAGCCGGACTCGGACGCCCATGAGTACGAACACTCTCTTGAAGTCCAGATCCCGTTCCTCCAGTACCTCTTCGGATCCGGCTTCAGGATTGTGCCGATCTGTATGATGCTTCAGGACTATGAGACCTCGAGGGAGCTCGGGGAAGCGATCGCAACTGCTGTAAAGGGAAAACCGGCTTTGCTCATTGCCAGTACAGACTTCTCGCACTATGTGCCATACAAATCCGCATATGAACGGGATTCGCTTGTGATTGAGGAGATCCTCAGGATGAACCCCAAAGGGGTGGAAGGTGCTGTCAGGAGCAAAGGGATCACGATGTGCGGTCCGGGACCCGTGATGGCTGTCATGAGCGCTTCACTTGCACTCGGAGCGGACCGCTGCAGAAAACTGTGCTACGCGACCTCAGGTGACACCTCGGGGCCGAAGGGAGAGGTCGTCGGCTACGGGTCCTTCTCAATCGAGTTCAAGTAA
- a CDS encoding 30S ribosomal protein S4, whose protein sequence is MGDPKKSRRKWQGPRHPWRKDSLVSELALLGKYGLRNKRELWTAETRLKSFRKRASEILAIEDPVVREAEEKKLVQRLASLGLLNEDAVLDNVLSLNVENILDRRLQSVLLKLGFASTPYQSRQFIVHGHVLLEGRRITSPGYLVKRDDEPKINCDIRMAVPEAASQEA, encoded by the coding sequence ATGGGTGATCCAAAGAAAAGCAGGAGAAAATGGCAAGGTCCGAGGCATCCATGGAGGAAAGATAGTCTGGTCTCAGAGCTCGCCCTTCTGGGCAAGTATGGTCTCAGGAACAAGAGGGAGCTCTGGACAGCCGAAACCAGACTAAAGTCTTTTAGGAAGAGGGCCAGCGAGATCCTCGCCATCGAAGACCCTGTGGTCAGGGAGGCCGAGGAGAAGAAGCTGGTTCAGAGGCTCGCAAGCCTCGGTCTTCTGAACGAGGATGCTGTGCTCGACAACGTACTGAGCCTCAACGTCGAAAACATATTGGACAGGAGGCTCCAGAGCGTCCTCCTGAAGCTCGGGTTTGCCTCGACTCCCTATCAGTCAAGGCAATTCATAGTCCACGGACACGTACTCCTCGAGGGAAGGAGAATCACATCGCCTGGTTATCTTGTCAAAAGAGATGACGAGCCAAAGATAAATTGTGATATCAGGATGGCCGTGCCTGAGGCAGCTTCACAGGAGGCGTAG
- a CDS encoding EMC3/TMCO1 family protein, translating into MDLNEIYLAIVNAVSGAMGPAKDYPLSVLSIFLITIVMAVISSGVTRLVVDVDLLRRRTSEVRAWQKEYTQAIRSKDEKAIARLKKKEQTIKTAQAEMSKEQFKPLIFTLIPFFIFYYVFYAVFGYNQLTVAISPISLPFVGTELNFWVWYLLSSFSVSSLIQRLFGLPSAAD; encoded by the coding sequence ATGGACCTGAACGAGATCTACCTCGCTATCGTAAACGCAGTTTCGGGCGCGATGGGTCCAGCCAAGGACTATCCGCTATCGGTACTCTCCATATTCCTGATCACGATAGTCATGGCGGTAATCTCGTCAGGAGTCACCAGGCTTGTGGTTGACGTGGATCTGCTGAGGAGGCGCACCTCTGAGGTCAGGGCCTGGCAGAAGGAGTATACACAGGCGATACGGTCTAAGGACGAGAAGGCCATAGCGAGGCTGAAGAAGAAGGAGCAGACGATAAAGACTGCCCAGGCAGAGATGTCTAAGGAGCAGTTCAAGCCCCTTATCTTTACACTCATCCCGTTCTTCATATTCTACTATGTCTTCTACGCCGTCTTCGGCTACAACCAATTGACCGTTGCGATATCCCCGATATCCCTGCCTTTTGTTGGCACCGAGCTTAACTTCTGGGTCTGGTACCTCCTCTCCTCCTTCAGCGTCTCATCTTTGATTCAGCGGCTCTTCGGCCTGCCCTCTGCCGCCGACTAG
- a CDS encoding DNA-directed RNA polymerase subunit D, with protein MDIEVLGNSGARFRVIARGVDPSFINAIRRAVMSEVSVPAVDKVFIAENSGVLYDEILAHRIGLVPLKGGEGLVRPSECDCGGKGCPRCEAILTLEVEAPEDNYTVYSGRLKPEGSVFVANNDIPLAVLNKGQKIALEAHARLGTGKEHAKWQPVSGATVKYEPIITVDLNKCSLSAKCVQACPKKILLIKEKALRVTSVWDCTLCEECVEACPNGAISVSYNPANAMLMLESEGSLTPQELIFAACEVLKDKFESIRVALENTKEAS; from the coding sequence ATGGACATTGAAGTTCTCGGCAATTCCGGTGCGAGGTTCAGAGTGATCGCAAGGGGCGTGGATCCTTCGTTCATAAACGCCATCAGAAGGGCTGTAATGTCTGAGGTGAGCGTCCCTGCTGTCGATAAGGTCTTCATAGCCGAGAACTCTGGTGTCCTGTATGACGAGATACTCGCTCACAGGATCGGGCTGGTTCCCCTCAAGGGAGGGGAGGGGTTGGTCCGCCCCTCTGAGTGCGACTGTGGTGGAAAGGGATGCCCGCGCTGTGAGGCAATCCTAACGCTTGAGGTCGAGGCGCCTGAAGACAACTATACTGTTTACTCAGGTAGGCTCAAGCCCGAGGGCTCTGTTTTTGTTGCAAACAACGACATCCCGCTCGCGGTGCTGAACAAGGGTCAGAAGATTGCGTTGGAGGCCCATGCCCGTCTAGGGACCGGAAAGGAACACGCGAAATGGCAGCCTGTTTCCGGAGCGACAGTAAAATATGAGCCTATCATCACGGTTGACTTGAATAAATGCTCGCTTTCTGCAAAGTGCGTCCAGGCCTGCCCTAAGAAGATACTCTTAATCAAGGAAAAAGCTTTGAGGGTCACCTCCGTCTGGGACTGCACCCTCTGCGAGGAGTGCGTGGAGGCGTGCCCCAACGGAGCGATATCGGTATCGTATAACCCTGCAAATGCAATGTTGATGCTCGAGAGCGAGGGATCACTAACCCCTCAGGAGCTCATTTTCGCGGCATGCGAAGTTCTGAAGGATAAGTTCGAGTCGATAAGGGTTGCGCTTGAAAATACAAAGGAGGCATCTTAA